A part of Aegilops tauschii subsp. strangulata cultivar AL8/78 chromosome 2, Aet v6.0, whole genome shotgun sequence genomic DNA contains:
- the LOC109784202 gene encoding multiple C2 domain and transmembrane region protein 6, translated as MENIQKLRKSAVGVLEVNFLGARDLAVGTRNSYCVAKYGKKWVRTRTLFATAAPQWDEKYTWDVFDVSTVITIAVFDDSNGAARHQRIGKVRVRLATLETDRVYSQYYPLLKLSPSGLNKNGELHLAVRFTCKSWAKMLAMYGKPMLPKMHHTNPISVRLQDYLRHLAMQMVAKRLERAQPPLRREVVEYILDVNFETMFSLRRSKANFFQLMSVFSVFIAVSKWFVGICKWKNPLTTIVVHVVFLKLVCYPELILSTVFICMIMIALWNYPRRPRKPPHMVTELSASELAHPDELNEDFDSLQPPHINTMLWWYPVQAHPLDELDEEFDTFPTSKPEDVVQVRYDRLRGVAGRVQTVVGDLASQGERAQFLLRWRDPRVTPVFMTFFLVVAIVLYLTPFRAVAMVMGLYLLRPPLLRDRSKSNLLFNLYNRLPSNDDMML; from the coding sequence AAGCTCCGCAAGAGCGCCGTTGGCGTCCTGGAGGTCAACTTCCTGGGTGCGCGTGATCTGGCCGTCGGCACAAGGAACTCTTACTGCGTCGCCAAGTACGGCAAGAAGTGGGTGCGAACACGCACGCTCTTTGCCACAGCGGCGCCGCAGTGGGATGAGAAGTACACCTGGGACGTGTTTGACGTCAGCACCGTCATCACCATCGCCGTGTTTGATGACTCCAATGGCGCCGCCAGGCACCAGAGGATCGGCAAGGTGCGCGTCCGCCTCGCCACCCTTGAGACGGATCGTGTATACTCCCAGTACTACCCTCTACTAAAGCTCAGCCCCTCAGGGCTGAATAAGAACGGGGAGCTCCACCTCGCTGTCCGGTTCACCTGCAAGTCGTGGGCCAAAATGCTGGCCATGTACGGCAAACCGATGCTCCCCAAGATGCACCACACCAACCCCATCTCCGTGAGGCTGCAGGACTACCTCCGGCACCTGGCGATGCAGATGGTGGCGAAGCGGCTGGAGCGGGCCCAGCCGCCGCTGCGGAGGGAGGTGGTGGAGTACATTCTCGACGTCAACTTCGAAACCATGTTCAGCCTGCGCCGGAGCAAGGCCAACTTCTTCCAGCTCATGTCCGTCTTCTCCGTCTTCATCGCCGTCTCCAAGTGGTTCGTGGGCATCTGCAAGTGGAAGAACCCGCTGACGACGATTGTGGTGCACGTGGTGTTCCTGAAGCTGGTGTGCTACCCGGAGCTGATCCTGTCCACCGTGTTTATCTGCATGATCATGATCGCACTGTGGAACTACCCGCGGCGGCCGCGGAAACCGCCGCACATGGTCACGGAGCTATCAGCCTCAGAGCTCGCGCACCCGGACGAGCTGAACGAGGACTTCGACAGCTTGCAGCCGCCGCACATAAATACGATGCTCTGGTGGTACCCGGTTCAGGCGCACCCGCTGGACGAGCTGGACGAGGAGTTCGACACGTTCCCGACGTCCAAGCCGGAGGATGTGGTGCAGGTGAGGTATGATCGACTGAGGGGGGTCGCTGGCAGGGTACAGACAGTGGTTGGCGACCTGGCTAGCCAGGGGGAGCGCGCGCAGTTCCTGCTCCGCTGGCGCGACCCCAGGGTAACTCCCGTCTTCATGACGTTCTTCTTGGTGGTGGCCATCGTACTGTACCTAACGCCGTTCCGGGCGGTGGCCATGGTGATGGGGCTGTACCTCCTCCGGCCCCCGTTGTTGCGGGACAGGAGCAAGAGCAACCTGCTCTTCAACTTGTACAATCGCCTGCCCTCCAATGACGACATGATGCTATAA